From the Salmo trutta chromosome 30, fSalTru1.1, whole genome shotgun sequence genome, one window contains:
- the LOC115168601 gene encoding ubiquitin carboxyl-terminal hydrolase 19 isoform X8 has product MASSSESGRRNGGQRSADDSTSKKKQKDRANQESREAKRAAAGANAEHKKDVFVDWKQNANEVIARLRCGDGVQRVEDVTTTFTDTYCQARFPDGHQWDCHLHEEIEGSCSKVQYKEKSGFLLLVMHKKIPFHSWPSLMQNKKEKQSVKVEAKNGKDQKQPPLVKPVVKPEKSVPETADMAELSAQTSAPPAQCEQRRGKAERGVKRIMNYKPADRPESGVKAGGEGQTKPVSVSKGDLPQEPSAKRTVHPPKDPTSEMPRDTHSKSTSNGKPHSPTGRDLQTSTAGDNRAELLGNGHEGTTPEVAVSHTQQELKVQMEDKKAPESDFKAGAEEVIIPAATVSSAEISPKAGASTNRTERPGEAERTDSETLVRQPPNEADQATETLTPTIQSGSGKPVTATATKQAESPNSSSTQEEKRDRSKEEPLEMKQEEAVPEPMVNLKLLKNDSYEKGTDLMVVNVYMKGIFRETARVIFREQDFTLIFQTSDANFLRLHADCGANTVFKWQVKLRNLIQPEQSTYAFTPSRLDITLKKRHSQRWGGLEAPATQGAVGGAKVAVPSAPSSQASQPGSSKHSLPAKEEPPWVGEGKPKPPRTVDGCLDSVSSRTVSDHVPIKQEPAVTPKPTCMVQPMTHAPPAGSQRSVEEEEEEEEEKVCLPGFTGLVNLGNTCFMNSVIQSLSNTRELRDYFHDRAFENEINCNNPLGTGGRLAIGFAVLLRALWKGTHHAFQPSKLKAIVACKASQFTGYAQHDAQEFMAFLLDGLHEDLNRIQNKPYTETVDSDGRLDEVGEIKVVADEAWQRHKMRNDSFIVDLFQGQYKSKLVCPVCSKVSITFDPFLYLPVPLPQKQKVLTVFYFAKEPHKKPMKFLVSVSKENSSTAEVLESISRSVRIKAENLRLAEVVKSRFHRIFLPSNSLDTVSSSDMLFCFEVLSKELAKERVVVLRVQQRPQVPSIPISKCAACLKPPLSDEEKLKRCTRCYRVGYCNQVCQKKHWSSHKVLCGPNIENVGLPFLVSVPESRLTYARLSQLLEGYSRYSVNVFQPPFQSGRTSPEVTQCLADLPPPAETPEGVGSGDKARGGGGGAGDSEQEDSSLVPESPLETAQASAHPAGDPAGDPDALSTHTTDSGFIEPSSGSQDSQGEKETSCEKAVRPEGKAAVTGYQQPSESASSHTSQFYITILHSNSKEQTLEEKEEAVLDLPEDSSLELVWKNNERLKEYVLVRSKELEFEEDPGSVNETARAGHFTLEQCLNLFTRPEVLAPEEAWYCPKCQQHREASKQLLLWRLPNVLIIQLKRFSFRSFIWRDKINDMVDFPIRNLDLSKFCIGQKDDMQQPPIYDLYAVINHYGGMIGGHYTAYARLPSAQNSQRSDVGWRLFDDSTVTMVEESQVVTRYAYVLFYRRRNSPVERPPRLLGPLGAESPTAAGATASQASGQALFGTDLDPEGPPPLAPEVTSELFGHSGECAALSYSNMEEVD; this is encoded by the exons ATGTGTTTGTGGACTGGAAGCAGAATGCTAATGAGGTGATCGCGAGGCTGCGCTGTGGAGACGGGGTGCAGAGGGTGGAGGACGTCACCACTACCTTCACCGACACATACTGTCAGGCCCGCTTCCCAG ATGGGCACCAGTGGGACTGTCATCTGCATGAGGAGATTGAGGGCTCCTGCAGCAAAGTGCAGTACAAAGAGAAGAGTGGCTTCCTCCTGCTGGTCATGCACAAGAAGATCCCCTTCCACTCCTGGCCTTCCCTTATG CAAAATAAAAAGGAGAAGCAGTCTGTGAAAGTGGAGGCCAAGAACGGTAAAGACCAGAAACAGCCGCCGCTGGTAAAGCCTGTGGTAAAGCCTGAGAAGTCTGTCCCGGAGACGGCAGACATGGCCGAACTGTCCGCCCAGACGTCTGCTCCACCGGCACAGTGTGAACAGAGGCGTGGCAAAGCAGAGCGAGGTGTCAAACGCATCATGAACTACAAACCAGCCGACAGGCCAGAGTCTGGGGTGAAGGCTGGAGGAGAGGGGCAGACCAAGCCGGTCAGTGTCAGTAAAGGGGACCTGCCTCAGGAGCCCAGTGCCAAGCGCACTGTCCATCCCCCCAAGGACCCCACCTCAGAGATGCCCAGGGATACACACTCCAAGTCCACATCCAATGGGAAACCACACAGCCCCACTGGCCGGGACCTCCAGACATCTACAGCTGGTGACAATCGAGCTGAGCTGCTAGGCAATGGCCATGAGGGTACAACACCTGAGGTAGCCGTCAGCCACACGCAGCAGGAGTTGAAAGTTCAG ATGGAGGACAAgaaggccccagagtctgatTTCAAGGCTGGTGCAGAAGAGGTAATCATACCGGCAGCCACTGTGTCCAGTGCTGAGATCAGCCCCAAGGCTGGAGCCTCCACCAACAGAACAGAGAGGCCAGGGGAGGCTGAGAGGACTGACTCTGAGACGCTAGTGAGACAGCCTCCGAATGAGGCTGACCAGGCCACTGAGACTCTAACACCAACCATACAGTCAGGATCAGGGAAGCCTGTGACTGCAACAGCCACCAAGCAGGCTGAGTCCCccaacagcagcagcacacaggaggagaagagagacaggtcTAAGGAGGAACCTCTGGAGATGAAGCAGGAGGAAG CTGTTCCAGAGCCAATGGTGAACCTGAAGTTGTTGAAGAACGACTCGTACGAGAAAGGGACAGACCTGATGGTTGTCAACGTGTACATGAAGGGTATCTTCAGAGAGACAGCCAGGGTGATCTTCAGGGAACAGGACTTCACACTCATCTTCCAGACCAG CGATGCAAATTTCTTGCGTCTTCATGCGGACTGCGGAGCGAATACTGTCTTTAAGTGGCAAGTCAAACTCCG GAACCTCATCCAGCCTGAACAGTCTACGTATGCCTTCACCCCGTCCCGTTTAGACATCACCCTGAAGAAGAGGCACAGCCAGCGCTGGGGGGGCCTGGAGGCCCCTGCAACACAAG GTGCAGTGGGTGGCGCCAAGGTTGCTGTGCCCTCCGCACCGTCCTCTCAGGCAAGTCAGCCGGGCAGCAGCAAGCACTCCCTCCCTGCCAAGGAGGAGCCACCCTGGGTGGGGGAGGGGAAACCCAAGCCCCCTCGGACAGTGGACGGATGCCTGGACAGTGTGTCATCCCGCACCGTCTCAGACCATGTCCCCATCAAACAGGAGCCTGCAGTCACg CCCAAGCCCACCTGTATGGTCCAGCCCATGACCCACGCACCTCCTGCCGGCAGCCAGCGCAGcgttgaggaggaagaggaggaggaggaggagaaggtgtgtCTGCCAGGCTTCACAGGCCTGGTCAACCTGGGCAACACATGCTTTATGAACAGCGTTATCCAGTCTCTGTCCAACACCCGGGAACTCAGGGACTACTTTCATG ACCGGGCGTTTGAGAATGAGATCAACTGTAATAACCCGTTGGGGACGGGTGGTCGGCTGGCCATCGGGTTCGCTGTGCTGCTCCGGGCTTTGTGGAAGGGTACCCACCATGCGTTTCAGCCCTCTAAGTTAAAG GCGATCGTGGCCTGTAAGGCCAGTCAGTTTACAGGCTATGCCCAGCACGATGCCCAGGAGTTCATGGCCTTCCTCCTGGATGGGCTCCACGAGGACCTGAACCGCATCCAGAACAAGCCCTACACAGAGACCGTGGACTCAGACGGACGGCTGGACGAGGTGGGTGAAATAAAG GTGGTGGCAGATGAGGCGTGGCAGAGGCACAAGATGAGAAACGACTCGTTCATCGTAGACCTCTTTCAGGGCCAGTACAAATCCAAGCTCGTCTGCCCAGTGTGCTCCAAG gttTCCATAACCTTTGACCCATTCCTCTACCTTCCCGTGCCCCTGCCCCAGAAGCAGAAGGTCCTCACCGTGTTCTACTTTGCTAAAGAGCCTCACAAGAAACCCATGAAG TTCCTGGTGAGTGTGAGTAAAGAGAACTCGAGCACAGCCGAGGTCCTGGAGTCCATCTCTCGGAGTGTGAGGATCAAGGCAGAGAACTTGAGACTGGCTGAGGTAGTGAAGAGTCGCTTCCATCGGATCTTTCTCCCATCCAACTCCCTGGACACGGTCTCCTCCTCAGACATGCTCTTCTGCTTCGAAGTGCTGTCTAAAGAGCTGGCCAAGGAGAGGGTGGTGGTGCTCCGAGTCCAGCAG AGGCCTCAGGTCCCCAGTATTCCCATCTCTAAGTGTGCTGCCTGCCTGAAGCCTCCTCTCTCGGATGAAGAGAAACTGAAGCGATGTACCCGCTGCTACCGCGTGGGTTACTGCAACCA GGTTTGCCAGAAAAAACATTGGTCCAGCCACAAGGTTCTGTGTGGGCCCAACATAGAGAACGTGGGGCTTCCCTTCCTGGTCAGCGTCCCTGAGTCCAGACTCACCTACGCCCGGCTGTCCCAGCTGCTGGAAGGATATTCAAG GTATTCAGTGAACGTGTTCCAGCCTCCCTTCCAGTCTGGCAGGACGTCCCCAGAGGTCACCCAGTGCCTGGCTGACCTTCCCCCTCCAGCAGAGACCCCTGAAGGTGTGGGGTCAGGGGATAAGGCCAGGGGCGGTGGGGGTGGGGCAGGGGACTCAGAGCAGGAGGACTCCTCTCTGGTTCCTGAGTCTCCACTAGAGACAGCCCAGGCCTCAGCACATCCAGCCGGAGACCCAGCCGGAGACCCAGACGCCCTCTCCACCCACACCACAGACTCAGGTTTCATTGAGCCCTCCTCTGGCTCCCAGGACTcccagggagagaaggagacctCCTGTGAGAAGGCTGTCAGACCAGAAGGTAAAG CTGCTGTGACCGGCTACCAGCAACCATCAGAGTCTGCGTCCAGCCACACCTCTCAGTTCTACATCACCATCCTCCACTCCAACAGCAAGGAACAGACACTGGAGGAAAAGG AAGAGGCCGTTCTGGACCTCCCTGAGGACTCCAGCCTGGAGCTGGTGTGGAAGAACAACGAGCGTCTCAAGGAGTATGTCCTGGTTCGGTCCAAGGAGCTGGAATTTGAGGAGGACCCTGGGTCGGTCAACGAGACGGCCAGGGCTGGACACTTCACCCTGGAGCAGTGCCTCAACCTCTTCACTAGGCCTGAGGTGCTGGCACCAGAGGAGGCATG GTACTGTCCAAAGTGCCAGCAGCACAGAGAGGCCTCCAAGCAGCTGCTGCTATGGCGTCTGCCCAACGTCCTCATCATCCAGCTCAAACGCTTCTCCTTCCGCAGCTTCATCTGGAGGGACAAGATCAACGACATGGTCGACTTCCCcatcag GAACCTAGACCTCAGTAAGTTCTGTATTGGTCAGAAGGACGACATGCAGCAGCCGCCTATCTATGACCTCTATGCAGTCATCAATCACTACGGGGGCATGATCGGAGGTCACTACACTGCCTACGCACGCCTGCCCAGCGCCCAGAACAGCCAGCGCAGTGATGTTG GCTGGCGTCTTTTTGATGACAGTACGGTGACGATGGTGGAGGAGAGCCAGGTGGTGACACGCTATGCCTACGTGCTGTTCTACCGCCGTCGCAACTCCCCTGTGGAACGACCACCTCGCTTACTGGGGCCCCTGGGGGCCGAGTCCCCCACCGCTGCAGGAGCCACCGCCAGCCAG